From a single Hemibagrus wyckioides isolate EC202008001 linkage group LG27, SWU_Hwy_1.0, whole genome shotgun sequence genomic region:
- the LOC131347695 gene encoding protein PET117 homolog, mitochondrial, producing the protein MSTASKVVLGLSVVLTVGTVAGVHLKQNWDRQRLREGVLRDLERVERKRENQRALEEQIRLTRELVTYREQQEAAETDSSTQRS; encoded by the exons ATGTCTACAGCCTCTAAAGTCGTTCTCGGGTTATCCGTGGTACTGACTGTAGGCACCGTGGCGGGAGTGCACCTAAAGCAGAATTGGGACAGACAG AGGCTTCGAGAGGGAGTGCTGCGAGACCTGGAGCGGGTGGAGAGGAAGCGCGAGAACCAGCGAGCCCTCGAGGAGCAGATCCGTCTGACCAGGGAGCTCGTGACGTACAGAGAGCAGCAGGAAGCCGCTGAGACGGACAGCAGCACTCAACGTTCCTGA